A portion of the Mesobacillus sp. AQ2 genome contains these proteins:
- a CDS encoding DAK2 domain-containing protein, with the protein MSINVLDGKRFAEMVIQGANHLAANAKYVDALNVFPVPDGDTGTNMNLSMTSGAKEVKNNVQEHIGKVGSALAKGLLMGARGNSGVILSQLFRGFAKAIETKPVVTAVEFASALNAGVETAYKAVMKPVEGTILTVAKDAARHAVAVAPNHESIDGLMEEVLKEAKASLNRTPDLLPVLKEVGVVDSGGQGLVFVYEGFLAELKGEKLPDSPSAMPNMTELVSAEHHKSVQSHMNTEDIEFGYCTEFMVKLEGKETFSEENFRQDLSKYGDSLLVISDEEVVKVHIHSEQPGDVLSYGQKYGSLINMKIENMRQQHTDIVGEPTTPLRTQANEPKKEKQEYGIVAVSMGSGIAELFRSIGANAVIEGGQTMNPSTEDIIKAVKEVNARKVIILPNNKNIIMAAEQAAEVAEEEVVVIPSKTVPQGMTALLSFNPSADPAANKDAMSEAMQHVKTGQLTYAVRDTSIDGLEISTGDFMGLADGKIVLKDRDKVKAAKDLLDQMLDEDTEILTILKGEDASDDDVDSIVEFVEGKYGDVEIEVHNGEQPLYAFIFAIE; encoded by the coding sequence TTCCGGAGCTAAGGAAGTAAAGAACAATGTACAGGAACATATCGGGAAGGTGGGTTCCGCGCTTGCCAAAGGTTTGCTTATGGGAGCGAGGGGCAACTCAGGAGTCATCCTGTCCCAATTATTCCGCGGATTTGCGAAAGCAATTGAAACAAAGCCGGTTGTAACAGCTGTTGAATTTGCTTCTGCATTAAACGCGGGTGTGGAGACTGCTTATAAAGCAGTTATGAAGCCGGTTGAGGGAACGATTTTAACAGTGGCCAAAGATGCTGCAAGGCATGCTGTTGCAGTTGCGCCAAACCACGAAAGCATTGACGGACTTATGGAAGAGGTTCTTAAAGAAGCAAAGGCTTCATTGAATCGTACGCCAGATTTGCTGCCGGTCCTAAAGGAAGTAGGAGTAGTAGACAGCGGCGGACAAGGCCTTGTTTTCGTTTATGAAGGTTTTCTTGCAGAATTGAAGGGCGAAAAGCTTCCTGACTCCCCATCTGCGATGCCGAATATGACTGAGCTTGTAAGCGCCGAGCACCATAAGAGCGTCCAGAGCCACATGAATACTGAGGATATTGAATTCGGCTATTGTACCGAATTCATGGTTAAACTTGAGGGGAAAGAGACATTCTCTGAGGAGAATTTCCGTCAGGACTTGAGCAAATATGGAGATTCTCTTCTCGTCATTTCCGACGAAGAGGTCGTAAAAGTACATATCCACTCAGAACAGCCTGGCGATGTATTGTCATATGGACAAAAATACGGAAGCCTCATCAATATGAAAATTGAAAATATGCGTCAGCAGCATACAGATATTGTCGGTGAACCGACAACACCTTTGCGCACACAGGCTAATGAACCAAAGAAAGAAAAGCAGGAATATGGAATCGTCGCTGTCTCGATGGGTTCCGGAATTGCTGAACTTTTCCGCAGCATTGGTGCCAACGCCGTGATCGAAGGCGGCCAGACGATGAATCCGAGCACCGAGGACATCATCAAGGCTGTCAAAGAGGTGAACGCACGCAAGGTCATCATCCTGCCGAACAATAAAAATATCATCATGGCTGCAGAACAGGCTGCCGAGGTAGCGGAGGAAGAAGTGGTAGTCATCCCTTCGAAAACTGTGCCTCAGGGAATGACAGCATTGCTTTCATTCAATCCATCAGCCGATCCTGCCGCAAATAAAGATGCCATGTCAGAAGCGATGCAGCATGTGAAAACGGGCCAGCTGACTTATGCAGTTCGTGACACCAGCATCGACGGACTTGAAATCTCAACCGGAGATTTCATGGGCCTGGCGGATGGGAAAATTGTCTTGAAAGATCGTGATAAAGTTAAAGCAGCAAAGGACCTGCTGGACCAGATGCTCGATGAAGACACTGAAATCCTGACCATCCTTAAAGGGGAAGATGCTTCAGATGATGATGTTGATTCCATCGTTGAGTTTGTTGAGGGCAAGTATGGAGATGTTGAGATAGAAGTCCATAATGGAGAACAGCCATTATACGCCTTCATCTTCGCGATTGAATAA
- the recG gene encoding ATP-dependent DNA helicase RecG, producing the protein MAGSWRPRVSAHRLNNVNEQLKQPVTAIKGIGNEMAETLADMHIRTVGDLLEYFPYRYEDYRLKDLAEVKHDERVTVEGKVHSEPALVYYGRKKNRLTVRLLVGRYLIIATFFNQPYLKQKITVGETITVTGKWDQHRQTITASQMSLGEHAQSQDFEPVYAVKGKMTVKTIRRLIKQAFSQFGHEIDEILPAELLQKYKLLNRRDALRIMHLPSGSDEMKQARRRFVYEEFLLFQLKMQSLRKLEREQSPGISFSYELDKLKQFIGGLPFPLTGAQKRVVNEILGDMKSPYRMNRLLQGDVGSGKTVVAAIALYAAKTAGYQGALMVPTEILAEQHSQSLTQLLEPFGVKAALLTSSVKGKRRREMLEQLKQGDIDVLIGTHALIQDEVDFQRLGLVITDEQHRFGVEQRRVLREKGENPDVLFMTATPIPRTLAITVFGEMDVSVIDEMPAGRKTIETYWAKHEMLERVLAFMEKELAKGRQAYVICPLIEESDKLDVQNAIDVHSTLSFYFKDRFQVGLMHGRLHSDEKDQVMKSFSENEVQVLVSTTVVEVGVNVPNATVMLIYDAERFGLSQLHQLRGRVGRGSDQSYCILLADPKSEVGKERMKIMSETNDGFVLSEKDLELRGPGDFFGKKQSGLPEFKVADMVHDYRALETARNDASLLVQSGAFWQSEKYRSLREYLAESGALANEKLD; encoded by the coding sequence TTGGCCGGGAGCTGGAGGCCAAGAGTTTCGGCACACCGCTTGAATAATGTGAATGAACAACTAAAGCAACCAGTAACAGCAATAAAAGGAATCGGCAATGAAATGGCGGAGACTCTGGCGGATATGCACATCAGGACTGTCGGTGATCTGCTCGAATACTTCCCATATCGTTACGAAGATTATCGGCTTAAGGATCTGGCAGAAGTTAAGCATGACGAAAGAGTCACGGTGGAGGGCAAGGTGCACAGTGAGCCTGCACTTGTCTATTACGGCCGCAAAAAGAATCGGCTTACCGTCAGGCTGCTCGTGGGCCGTTACTTAATCATTGCAACTTTCTTTAACCAGCCTTATTTAAAACAAAAAATAACCGTCGGAGAGACGATTACAGTCACGGGGAAATGGGATCAGCATAGACAGACGATCACAGCCAGTCAAATGTCATTGGGAGAGCATGCTCAAAGCCAGGATTTTGAACCGGTTTACGCAGTGAAAGGAAAAATGACCGTAAAAACGATCAGAAGGCTGATCAAGCAGGCTTTTTCTCAGTTCGGGCATGAAATAGACGAAATATTGCCGGCAGAGCTTTTGCAAAAATATAAGCTGCTGAACCGCAGGGATGCCTTAAGAATCATGCACCTGCCTTCAGGTTCTGACGAAATGAAACAGGCGAGAAGAAGATTTGTTTACGAGGAGTTTCTTTTATTCCAGCTTAAAATGCAGTCATTACGGAAACTGGAACGGGAACAGAGTCCCGGAATTTCGTTCTCCTATGAATTGGACAAGCTGAAACAATTTATCGGCGGACTGCCTTTCCCGTTAACGGGCGCACAAAAGCGAGTAGTCAATGAGATCCTCGGTGACATGAAATCTCCATACCGTATGAATCGCCTCCTTCAAGGTGATGTTGGTTCAGGTAAAACGGTGGTCGCGGCGATTGCCCTTTATGCTGCTAAGACAGCTGGCTACCAAGGAGCATTGATGGTCCCAACAGAAATACTGGCTGAACAACACTCTCAGTCCCTGACACAGCTGCTTGAGCCATTCGGTGTTAAAGCGGCTCTGCTGACAAGCTCGGTAAAAGGCAAACGGCGAAGAGAGATGCTCGAGCAGCTGAAGCAGGGTGATATTGATGTATTGATTGGCACGCACGCCTTGATCCAGGATGAAGTGGACTTCCAACGCCTCGGTCTTGTCATCACAGATGAACAACATCGATTTGGGGTTGAACAAAGGCGGGTTCTCAGGGAGAAAGGTGAAAATCCCGATGTCTTGTTCATGACCGCAACACCAATCCCGAGGACATTGGCAATCACGGTCTTCGGTGAAATGGATGTCTCGGTGATCGATGAAATGCCGGCTGGACGCAAGACGATCGAAACGTATTGGGCCAAGCACGAGATGCTTGAGCGGGTGCTCGCCTTCATGGAAAAGGAACTGGCAAAAGGAAGGCAGGCATATGTGATATGCCCATTGATCGAGGAGTCAGATAAGCTTGATGTCCAGAATGCGATCGATGTCCACAGCACCCTGAGTTTCTATTTTAAGGACCGTTTTCAGGTTGGCCTGATGCATGGACGACTCCATTCCGACGAAAAAGACCAGGTGATGAAGTCCTTCAGTGAAAATGAAGTGCAAGTGCTCGTCTCCACTACCGTCGTTGAAGTAGGGGTGAATGTCCCGAACGCGACAGTGATGCTCATATATGATGCCGAAAGATTTGGTCTGTCACAGCTTCATCAGCTTAGAGGAAGGGTTGGCCGTGGAAGTGACCAATCATATTGCATTTTGCTCGCCGATCCGAAAAGCGAAGTCGGGAAAGAACGCATGAAAATCATGTCTGAAACGAATGATGGCTTTGTTCTTAGTGAGAAGGATCTGGAGCTGCGCGGCCCTGGAGATTTCTTCGGAAAAAAACAAAGCGGACTGCCAGAATTCAAAGTGGCGGACATGGTCCATGACTACCGTGCACTGGAAACAGCGAGGAATGATGCGTCCTTGCTGGTGCAGTCAGGAGCTTTCTGGCAAAGCGAAAAATATCGTTCATTGAGAGAATATTTGGCGGAGTCAGGTGCACTGGCAAATGAAAAACTGGATTGA
- the fapR gene encoding transcription factor FapR, which translates to MKRNKKDRQSLLTDTIKDNPFITDEELAEKFAVSIQTIRLDRLELSIPELRERIKNVAEKRFEDEVRSLPLEEVIGEIIDIELDQSAISILDIKREHVFKRNKIARGHHLFAQANSLAVAVINDELALTAKSSIQFTRSVKEGERVIAKARVTKIDSDNGRTNVEVMSYVNNELVFKGEFEMYRSNNEK; encoded by the coding sequence ATGAAACGCAATAAAAAAGATCGGCAGTCACTGCTGACTGATACGATAAAAGATAACCCATTCATAACAGATGAAGAGCTGGCCGAAAAATTTGCTGTCAGCATCCAGACGATCAGACTGGACAGACTCGAATTGTCTATACCTGAACTCAGGGAGAGAATCAAGAACGTTGCTGAAAAACGTTTTGAAGACGAAGTCCGTTCATTGCCGCTGGAAGAAGTAATTGGAGAAATCATCGATATTGAACTTGATCAAAGTGCAATTTCCATACTTGATATAAAAAGAGAACATGTTTTTAAACGAAATAAAATTGCCAGAGGACACCATTTGTTTGCCCAGGCGAATTCATTGGCGGTTGCTGTGATCAATGATGAGCTGGCGCTGACTGCAAAATCGAGTATCCAGTTTACCAGATCGGTAAAAGAAGGTGAACGGGTCATCGCTAAAGCGAGGGTCACAAAAATCGATAGTGATAATGGGCGGACGAATGTGGAAGTGATGAGTTACGTAAATAATGAACTTGTCTTCAAAGGCGAATTTGAAATGTACAGATCAAATAATGAGAAGTAA
- the plsX gene encoding phosphate acyltransferase PlsX, with protein MRLAIDAMGGDNAPKEIVLGAMKAVENFKDIHILLVGDEKKIREHLTTEDRIEILHTEEVILGTDEPVRAVRRKKTASMVLAAQQVADGKADACISAGNTGALMAAGLFVVGRINGIERPALAPTLPTIGGEGFLLLDVGANADAKPEHLVQYAIMGSIYSEKARGIERPRVGLLNIGTEEKKGNELVRSTFELLKDTDINFIGNVEARDLLDGVADVVVADGFTGNMVLKTIEGTAMSVFKMLKSALTSSFKSKMAAAVLKPDLAQLKNKMDYTEYGGAGLFGLKAPVIKAHGSSDANAVFNSIRQAREMVEKDVSGTIRTAVEKREGVIQ; from the coding sequence ATGAGGCTTGCAATAGATGCGATGGGCGGAGACAATGCACCAAAAGAAATCGTCCTCGGAGCAATGAAGGCAGTAGAGAACTTCAAAGACATACATATCCTCCTTGTAGGTGACGAGAAAAAAATCAGGGAGCATTTGACGACCGAAGATAGGATTGAAATTCTCCATACTGAAGAGGTCATCCTGGGAACAGATGAACCTGTAAGGGCTGTTCGCCGTAAAAAGACTGCGTCCATGGTTTTGGCGGCGCAGCAGGTAGCAGACGGAAAAGCTGACGCTTGCATTTCAGCCGGAAACACTGGAGCTCTGATGGCTGCAGGATTGTTTGTGGTCGGACGGATCAATGGCATAGAACGGCCCGCACTTGCTCCTACACTTCCGACGATCGGGGGAGAAGGCTTCCTGCTTCTGGATGTTGGCGCAAATGCTGACGCCAAGCCGGAGCACCTTGTCCAATATGCGATCATGGGCTCGATCTACAGTGAGAAAGCAAGAGGGATTGAACGCCCGCGAGTTGGATTGCTGAATATCGGCACAGAAGAGAAGAAGGGAAATGAATTAGTAAGGAGCACCTTCGAATTACTTAAGGACACAGATATCAATTTCATCGGCAATGTTGAAGCGAGAGACTTGCTGGATGGTGTAGCAGATGTGGTTGTGGCGGACGGATTCACCGGCAATATGGTGCTGAAGACAATCGAAGGAACGGCAATGTCAGTATTTAAAATGCTGAAATCGGCCCTGACATCAAGCTTCAAAAGTAAGATGGCTGCCGCAGTCCTGAAGCCGGACCTCGCTCAGTTGAAAAATAAGATGGATTACACAGAATACGGTGGCGCCGGATTATTCGGATTGAAAGCCCCGGTCATTAAGGCACATGGATCATCGGATGCGAATGCCGTTTTCAACTCAATCCGGCAGGCCAGAGAAATGGTTGAAAAAGATGTTTCAGGCACGATCAGGACAGCTGTTGAAAAAAGAGAAGGCGTCATTCAGTAG
- the fabD gene encoding ACP S-malonyltransferase: MGKIAFLFPGQGSQTVGMGQALAESEQAVSETFNKADEVLGESLSKLIFEGPQEKLTLTTNAQPALLTTSIAILKYFSQFGIKPDYTAGHSLGEYSALVASEALSFEDAVYAVRQRGEFMEEAVPNGEGTMAAVLGMDRDKLMDVTETVSAGGNPVQLANLNCPGQIVISGSKSGVEEASVKAKEAGAKRVIPLDVSGPFHSSLMKPAAERFEAVLDNISLKDASTPVIGNVTAEPMTEASEIKKRLVEQLYSPVLWEDSVSKMLELGVDTFVEIGPGKVLSGLVKKVDRSARTFAIYDAETCAAAVAALKEEKE, encoded by the coding sequence ATGGGGAAAATCGCGTTTTTATTTCCGGGCCAGGGGTCACAGACTGTTGGCATGGGGCAGGCACTTGCGGAGTCCGAGCAAGCAGTTTCCGAAACATTTAATAAAGCGGATGAAGTCCTTGGGGAGTCTTTGAGCAAATTGATTTTTGAAGGCCCTCAGGAAAAGCTGACTCTAACAACAAATGCTCAGCCTGCACTCCTGACAACAAGCATTGCCATCCTGAAATATTTCAGCCAATTTGGAATCAAGCCGGACTATACCGCTGGGCATAGCCTAGGGGAATATTCTGCACTTGTAGCATCGGAGGCGTTATCCTTTGAGGATGCTGTTTACGCAGTCCGCCAGCGTGGTGAGTTCATGGAAGAAGCGGTGCCAAATGGAGAGGGCACGATGGCAGCCGTCCTTGGAATGGATCGCGATAAACTTATGGATGTGACCGAGACAGTATCGGCGGGTGGTAATCCTGTTCAGCTGGCCAATTTAAATTGCCCGGGGCAAATTGTCATTTCAGGTTCCAAATCTGGAGTGGAAGAAGCGTCTGTCAAAGCAAAGGAAGCAGGAGCAAAACGGGTCATTCCACTCGATGTGAGCGGGCCATTCCATTCTTCGCTAATGAAGCCTGCAGCCGAACGATTTGAAGCAGTACTGGATAATATTTCACTAAAGGATGCCTCAACCCCGGTGATTGGCAATGTGACTGCTGAACCGATGACAGAAGCATCTGAAATTAAAAAGAGATTGGTAGAGCAGCTTTACTCTCCTGTGCTGTGGGAGGATTCCGTGTCAAAGATGCTTGAGCTCGGAGTTGATACTTTTGTAGAAATTGGACCTGGCAAGGTGTTGTCCGGGCTAGTAAAAAAAGTGGACCGCTCTGCTAGGACATTCGCAATTTATGATGCGGAAACTTGTGCCGCGGCCGTGGCTGCATTGAAGGAGGAGAAGGAATGA